Sequence from the Amaranthus tricolor cultivar Red isolate AtriRed21 chromosome 1, ASM2621246v1, whole genome shotgun sequence genome:
ATCTCTTAAGCTCCTTTGCTCTTATTTTATGTCTGTTGTTGTTGGACTCATTGTGATTCTCTGTTGGACTCTTTGTGATTCTCTGTTACCTACTAACTATTTTTTTTCCACCACTCATTCACCCTtctctctttgtttttttttccgttGAAGTTGCCTTAAATTTGGCTAAAATTGTTTTGGTTCTTTCGCGTGAAGGTTGTACGACCGTATTGGACTGTGGGTAGTCTGGTGCTTGGGGTAAGGGTGAGCAAAGACGGATATCCGAAATTGGCATATTTGCTATCCAATATCCGATTCGATCCGACTCGGATATCTGAATCCGATCTCCAATAATATTTGGATCGGGTATCCGAACTATTCGATATCCGATTCCAATTGAGATAAGGTAAAAAATTCAAATCGGATATCCCCCATTTGAGATTAGTcaaactgattttttttaaaaatacaattttattcttattaatgtTGTATATCTGAATTTACTTATAATATGCCGATATATGACAATTAAAAAATGTCGGATATTCAGATATTCGAATCTCAAAAATTGGTATTTGAATTCGTATCCGATATTCAAATTTTCGAGTTGGATATCCAATCCGAACTAGAATTTTGAATAGGATGTCCTAAGATTTGAATCGGATTTTCGAATCATCATATAGTTTTGTTCAACCCTAGCTTGGGGTTAAGAAATAGGTGATAGTTTGTGTTTTAATGAAAGTGAGGGAAGGTGATGTTTGTGGCCAAGCAGTAGGGAGGGTGTGGTTGTGGTCTTTGTGTACAAAGGGTGTGGGGATGATAAGAATATGGGCCAAGGGATTAGGCGTTTAAATTAGATACATCTGTTCTTGGAGATATTAGAGTATGTTGGAGAATAGGAAACTGTATTCAGAGCTCGTTTGGTTTACACAACTTGTAAATTCCCATGGGAATTTTTTAGTATCTTGCAAGTTACTTCCTTTGTCAAATTTCTGAGAAAGTAAGTTTTCTTGTTTGGTTGCACATAGTATATTGCAGTTCATACATGAATTTGGAGTTACCAACGCTCTTGGTAATTAAATTCTTACACTTTGTATAAATTTCCACTTTAGAAGGATTTCTAATTCTTATGCTTGGAGGACAGGTCTGAAAAAGGATATAAATGACCTAGatttacaaattgagatggttGAAAATAGAATGAATGGAGAAAAACAATCCATGTGGACAACCATCGgaacaaatatattatttcttGTAGCTGTCCCTAATCTTTTGGGTTTAAGGCTTTGACGTTATTGTTTTTGTTCCCAAAATACTATTAACTaaacaattatttaaataagaaaaacctAGAAAATTGAAATTCCAAGGGAATTAGGAGGAAACAAAATGACTTCTAGGTTGTAATATACCATATATATGGTTAAAGGGCTAATTGGTATTGCATGTTCATCTCATGATAAAGCCCTCAATATAGTGTACAAGGACTTGGACAATCATTATATCTAAAATCCTAGACAATTTACTCTGCTGAATGCAAAAGATACTCTCACTTATATGATTCCTAAACATCATAACATTCATTTGTTACTACCTAATCTCTTTTTTTAATCTCTAAAATTCCCTAATATCTCTAGCACCCGTTGTAatcatgatgataatgatagTAGTACGAACAATACAATGggagaaataataataacatcaaacAATGATCCATAATCTGTAGTAGTCAGGCCAGATTAATtgtatgaacaagaatcaatcaaATAGGGCAAGATCAATTTGATAATCTTGAATTTTTTATTGGTGAAGTCCGTGATATTGATTTCAATCTTTGTATTATGCAGCAACACATTCTATTATTGACAATTTTTTGAGTAAGCCGCACTCAAATCTTTGGTTCTTTTGAAGACAAAGTAAGTTTGTATCAAGTAAAACCTTGTCTCATACTCGAGGAGAGTTGATGAATCCTATCTCAGTGACCAATAAGACCTATCTCACGTTGAAAGTCGTAATACAAACAAACACCAAAATAGTCAACAATCACAAAATTCAATACTATAAGGAACACAAATTTCAGTTTATTTGCAACTTCATAGTTTTATACATCAATTGTTTGTTCTTTATAACGTGGGACACCTTCAAAACTTTTACAAATTCTTGTTTAGGACCGTCCTAAAATTAGGACGCTATTtcatatgtgatcacttttaaagcttaGATGATCACCTTTTTATAAGGCTTATGTGCTCATCTTTAAGACCTATATGATCACTTTTAAGGCCTATATATTCACTTTAAAaggatcatttttattttactatgtaATTACTTTTAAAGCTTATGCGTTCACTTTTAAAGCatatgtgattacttttaaggcttatgtgatcacttttaaggcttatgtaatcacttttaaagcttatGGAGATTGTGTTttatggtggtggtggtggtggacttgaaaattaaaaatgatcacatatgcctttaaagtgatcaaataGGCTTTAAAAGTAATCATATAGGTTTTAAAAGTGATAAAGTGATACACATAAGCTTTAAAAGTAGTCACTTATAAAGTGATCACACATGCTTTAAAAGTGATTACATAAGcgttaaaagtgatcacataagccttaaaagtgatcacatatgcTTTAAAAGTAACCACataagctttaaaagtgatcacaaagtaaattaaaaatgatcacaaagtaaattaaaaatgatcacataggtcttaaaataatcacataTGCCTTATGAATGATCACATAGGCTTTAAAAGCAATCACTTACAATAgtaaaaagtgatcacttaagcCTTAAAACTGATCACATAGTGGGCCGACCCATTTACCATCCATGTCCTAAATATAGGACGCCTCATATGAGACTTCCTTCAAAACTTTAGATAGGTTTAGAGTTTAGAAAAATTCATTCATTTTAAGTATCAAACCCAAAATCTTTGAGCAAAACCCATTGgatataagaaataaaaaaaaatctttaaataggtaaaaaaaggtttaaaacgaGTAGTGCAAAGTAAGGCCGCAtcgtattgtaaaggttttcaaatttgCACAATCAGTGTGGCATTGTATAGGTGTAAAAAATGTGTTTTAGGCCATTCCAAGCGATATTTCATAGTTTAGGCCGATATTTTGGTTGTACGACAAGCACATCATTCCCCTTACTGCATCACTTTGATTGTTACCTCAACCATGACCGTTATTGCTTTTTTGCACTATGTTCATGGGTCATGGTTTAGGACTCAAAATGGACTTAGGATGGGGCCGATTCTATTGGTTGGGTCTTGGTACAAGTTAGGTGCAAACTAGTCATGAGTCGAATAGTATTTGGATACTTAGGTTCGAGTTAAAGGGTTAAATTACAGTTGAATAGGTTTAAGGGTCACGTGTAATTTGAATACAATAGACTCTTAACgattatttttattgagaaACTTCGACCATCGAATATAGTCTAATATGGCTTATGGGGGTGATATGCAGTTCAAATCTATAAATCGAGTGTAGGTTGTGTTTGGTTTAAATGTCAAGTTTACTAGTAACAAATGTTAAGTTAAATGTATTTGTTTTTTGTTGGATCATGATCCGATCCTATTTCATtgggtctcaaaaaataaaacCTTTACATTAAGGTCGGGTTTTTAGGGTCAAGTTAGGGGCAATTCCTACTAGGTACTAGACCCATAAGTACATGACCATATTTTGTTATCATGTGATTGAAGGAAAGTTTTTTCAAAACCAAAATGTTTTCATTTTTCTGTTCTGGTTTTGCAAAACCGGgcaaaagttatttttaaaaggaaaaattacctagaataatctaacttGTTGAtgatttcctacaataattccacatattgattaaccatgaataatcccaactttagaggGTATTTTCTTAGAGTGAACCTGGTAatcggatgacttgctatagcaagttttatgtttaaaaaaatagataaattaagataaaatgtcgaaaaaaatgttaaagattttttattattctgaattttttatgtagattttcaaaatttttctctactttacattaattttcagtttacattgttttggtaaattacctatAGTAGGTTATCCGGTTTTACGAGTACTCTAGGAAAATATTCActaattgggattattcatgattaatcaatatgtgagattattgaaggaaaatcaagaaaaagttTGATtgttttagataatttttctttttaaaaaactgCTTTGTCAAAACAGTTTTGGTTTATCTCCTGTTTGTAAAAATACTATACCAAACGACACCTAAATTGCTTTGGTCTTGATGTGTATTTCTTCATAAGGAGTATTTCTCtgtttttttgtaaattattgTTTGGGGTTTTGAAAACCTCTTTGCTATTACTACAAGGGTAATGTTGCGTACATTTGATCTTCCAAATCCCACCTAGGTGAGAGCCACTCAATGAGAttgtaatgaaatgttgttttgTTCGGGTTTTCTGTTGATTGTCCGTTGTTAAAAGTATTCCCTCTACCCTCTGATTTACCCCTCTTTTTACAGTTGCTTGTTTTAAGAGGGTTAGTGATTGGGTGGGGTAATCACTTGGGATGTCACACCAAGTGCTTGTTTTAAGAGGGTTAGTGATTGGGTGGGGACATGGGGTAATCACTTGGGATGTCACACCAAGTTTCTTTTTTTGGAAATGAAGCAAAACAGAGTACTGAAAAGGCAAGTAAAGCAATATTGAATGCAGAACCTGCTCTCTCTAGTGTTTTTATGGTGATGATTACTGGTTCTCTATCCTAACCTCTTATGTTTAGTCATTTTTCTTCTGCTTGTCATGCTGCATATCATTCAGATACTGTGTCTTCGTATTTTTGGCAGGACACCTGTGCTTGAGAAGGCCTCTAAGTCAGTGTGGGACCTAATTTTGGACGATAAAGGACTTGGAAAAGAAATCAGTGAAACTGTTGAGAGGGTCTTTTGCCGATTAAGTGGCCGTGAACCTCCTTTGTTTGCTGCCTCAACCAGTGACGCCCAACAGcaggagaaggagaaagagcAGGAAGAGAATCCAGCATCTACTTCGAAGAAAAGAACTTTGGATGAGATGAATGAAGTACGAGAAAAATTTGATACAGGATCTGACGACGCCCCAACTGCATCATCTGAGGAGAAAAATCCCGTCACTAACTCAAAGACTTGACTCGAGATAAAGCTCTTGCCTCTTTAATGTAGAGTAGTGAGTGTTCACGGCTACCAGCCTTTGACTGTCAGAAAATGTGATTGGCttgtagcatgttcttgttgtGGTGGAGTTTTGTGAATGGAAGTTCTTGAATCCGACCATGATCTACACATTGACGACAGGATTATGCATTATTGTATAGGCAAGTAGGCAACCGATGTTCGACTATCTCATTCGACGTTCGGCCATACCAAGGGTATCTTGTCCTGCACGTTGTGAACACTCTAACATTTTACGATACTATATTATTATCGTATTTAATGTAATAGACCAATATGTAGGTCATTAAGTGCTTATTTACCGAGGATCATGGGTTAGCCTAGTGGTTGATGATCATCTCTTTCACCCTTAACTTTAGTAAGATTTAATTCCCTTTTCCCTTACTTTTAGGGATTCTTTAGCTTACCCCAAAGAAAAAAAGTGGTAGAATTGTTTATTTTGATTGGCTTCTTTCCGGACTTTCATTATCTTTCTAATTAGATTTATTATCTACATATCGGTTACATACAAAAGAATAGATAAGACATTCCTCTAAAAACTACATATGGACAACTATAAATTAGTTTGTTCTAGAGGTTCAGATAAGATAATGAAATTGTAAACCGTCTTTCATCATTTGTGTAGACAATCAATTGACCCTCATCAGCCACTGGTTGCGGTCAAGTGTTCCTCTTTCGCCTTGCAACAGCCATCTTCTTAGCCATTCAACTACATTATTGTATTTGAAGTTGAATGGTAACGTTATCTCCATGAATGTGAATATGTAATGTTCTCTAATGTACATGACAAGCCAAACATGTGTATTTATTTAGTTgttgaacattgaagaatgaaagcaTGAAGTTAAGCCATTTAGCTAATTAGCTGTTCAATGTGTTGAATGGTTACCTGATGGAAAAGTACACCCCACACAGCCACCTGGAACACCCTCATAATTTTGCTTCCAAAGCCTTGGACCTACAAAACCTTCTCATTTCTCCATTCTCAACCAAGCACTTCTTCATTACTCATCGTTACAGTTTAATCCAAGTCTCATCATCTAAAATGCAAAGAGAATACTTGCTTTTTCAATCAGAAAACATACTATAAAATGATAAGTACAAAAAAGCTTAATCTAAATGGCGAGGAAGCGGCAAAAACTAGCAACTACGATTAGAAGAAGAATTTCCTGGTCAAGAACAGTCACGAAAAAGGTCATTTTGTGGTATACACAAGTGATAAAAGACGGTTTATGAGTCCTTTGGCGTACTTGAAAAGTGATATTTTTGTAGAGCTCTTTAAAATGGCAGAAGAAGAGTTCGGAGTAGTAGCTTCAGGGCCAATTGTGCTTCCTTGTGATTCAAGTTTCATGGAGTATGCAATCTCTATTATCCAAAGACATGTAGCTGAGGGTTTAGAAAAGACATTTGATTATGTCCTTGATTACCTGCAGATGTTATGGTTTTTGAATCTCAAACAACCATGTGAATAGAAAAGAGAGGGAGAAGAGAAGAAATTTAGGAGAGGAgaagaatattatttttattttattatatgtcAGAAACTCTAATACACTCTTGTGTCTCTTTTTTACTACTATGACTATCACAAACACCCACATAACTAATTACAATCTTATTATCAAATGTACCTGTAACATATTTTGTATCATCAAATGACATTCATAAACAAGATAATCACCAAATGTTGATTTGTAGTTGTAAGAAACATTACATAGTCTTCTGTACATTATAGTCTCACAGATAGTTCATAGTTGTACAATTTGACTTGAGAAATTAATTGAAAGGTCCAGAGCAACTTTTAACTAAACATTCTTCTTGTGTTAGCAATAAATGGCTCTTTGTCGCTTCATGTTAGCGATAAACAGTCTTCTTGTGTTAGCAATAAATGGCTCTTTTAACTAAACAGTCTTCTTGTGTTAGCAATAAATCAAGTGACATTCATAAACAAGATAATCACCAAATGTTGTAGTTGTTACCAAGATTTGACTGTGTTCGCCATTATTAACAGCGGGCTTTTACTTGATTTGAGTCAACAAAAGTTTAGATTAAGGTATATGGAAAAACAATTgctcgttgttactaacaaaaGACCATTAACATTCAAAGTCAACTACTGtaaaaaagtcaacaaaagtcaaccAATCGCCCCATGTTAGTAAGAACGGACAATTATTTGACGAACTTTTTTTGACTCAATTTAAGTAGGGATGAGCATTTTAGGGTCTGGGTACGGTCTACACCCGAACCCTAATTTTAGGTAGGGTTTAGATCCGAACCCTAATTTTAAGGATCTAAAAAATTAGACTCGGACCCAAACCCTTAACCTGTaccctaaaaaaattattttttaaagtaagATTTAAGGGTATGAAAAATAAATCCTAATATGGACCCTTATTAGACCCTAATATAAACCCTTATTAGACACTTAAGGTCTATGTTCCtaaaattcatataaaattaCTTTGTATTTTCTAAATcagtaataattttaaaaaccaaacttaaaacaaaatacataGTTTTCCATCATGGCATAAACTACTCAAACAATACAAATATTAAAACAACATTAAAAGATACGGTGAAAATCTTACTTTGTTATCCAAGAAAAATAACCATAATTAGAAATTATGCATTCAAATTGAACAAAATAGTCTTAGCTCTATCAAATGAACATAACAGATAACCACCGTAAACATTAGTATGTAGTAATGTACTATGTaagataatttaaaaataaaaataatgattaaaaaattagaaaataaaacatCAACAAACTACTGTTCATCACAATTAGCAAAgaaatatagaaaatatataaaagtaactttactttaaaaataaaataagtgggAAGACCAATCGAAAAAGGGTCTTAAGGGTTCAAGGGTCGGGTCCGAATCTACTCGGATCCGAacccttaaaatatttttagacCGGAACCCAAACCCGAACCCTTAGGGTCCAGAAAAAATAGACCCTTACCTTAAAAAAGGGTAGGGTCCAATAGGGTCCGGATAGGGTCTTGGACCCTTTCCAATCTCTAAATTTAAGTAATTGTCTGCTGCTAGCAATAGCGAACATTATCATACCACATACTTGGATTGTGAGAGGtttattttgacaatttttttaggaaaaattacttagaataatccaatcttttcatgattttcttataataattccacatattaattaaccataaatattTCTAACTTTATAGGGTAATTGCCTAGAGTAAATTTGGATAGCCTGATGACCTGTTAAAGTAGGTAATTcatcaaaaaagtaaattgaaaattgatgtaaaattagagaaaaattttgaaaatttacataaaaaatttctaaatactaaaaaaatcagaaatttttataatcttttttaattttttttcgacattttatttttaatttatctttattttttaaaaaataaaacttgctatcaTCCGGTGATTggatttactttaaaaaaataccTAT
This genomic interval carries:
- the LOC130819916 gene encoding uncharacterized protein LOC130819916, whose product is MEPSSIITPEDVLESLMNDGTIDALRLKIINQLKANEELKKTAITMVEQSKVLNTPGAEKQTKRELFDSLRQELETPVLEKASKSVWDLILDDKGLGKEISETVERVFCRLSGREPPLFAASTSDAQQQEKEKEQEENPASTSKKRTLDEMNEVREKFDTGSDDAPTASSEEKNPVTNSKT
- the LOC130810262 gene encoding auxin-responsive protein SAUR62-like; translation: MARKRQKLATTIRRRISWSRTVTKKVILWYTQVIKDELFKMAEEEFGVVASGPIVLPCDSSFMEYAISIIQRHVAEGLEKTFDYVLDYLQMLWFLNLKQPCE